The Phaeocystidibacter marisrubri DNA segment CCAATCGCTTCAATCCATTTCCAGAATTTGGAACATAGGTTGTAACGAGGTAATGTTCGTCAAACTCACAGGTAATCACTCTTCCTTCTGTATCGTGTTCTTCTATACCAATGCCGTAAGACACGGATAGTGGTTTCACTTTTGTCAGAATAGCGGTACCAGAATACCCTTTCCGCTCTGCCCCAACGGCGTAAACAGAATACTCTTCTAACTCAGCGACGGCTTCTTCTACTTGCTCGGGAGTTGCTTTCGTTTCTTGCAGACAAATCGCGTCTACCTCCATCGCCTTTACGGCTTCGGCAAAACCTTTCTTCGCAACAGCTCTTACACCGTTAACATTCCAAGACACATACTTCATGATAGGAAAATTGCATTTGAATCAGCAAGATACTTCGACGAGATGAATTGACCCATTCTGTACGTACATTGCAGTATGAAATATGCAGCTTTTCTACTCCCTCTTTTAGCGCTGGCTTGTACACGCATTCCTAGTAATGCCACTAAAATAGAAGCCGAAAGTGCACATTATAAGATGTTTATTGAAGATAATGGTGTGCTGTCTCAAACTCCAATTGAAGTATTTATCCATATCGTACCCACGGATGATGGATTCTTGCGCACACAGTCGATGGTTGCAGAAGGGCTTCACTTTGAAGACACCTTGAAACTCGATCATTGGGGACGTCCACTTAAACATGTGAATCACCAAGGCAGTAAAAAGACACAGATTGAGTATTCGCGTGAATCAGCCAGTGTTAGCCAAGGCGGCGACTTTATCCCTTACCCTATCTTACCGGGCACCATAGATGCCATCCAGCTGGATTTACTGCTGAGTAAAATCGATACGATAAAGGACACCATCGACCTTCCTATCTTTAACTCCACTTCTGGAGATATTGTGTTTTATCAAGTATCGGAGATTAAGAAAGACTCTCTAAATAGCCATTTTACTTCCTTTGAAAAAATCCCAGTCGCCCACCGCTTTGCCGTTGCTCCAGGCCACATCTACGAAGCGTGGTACAATGAAAAATTTATCCTCCCCATTAAAACACGTGTCACTTCAGCAGGTTCTACCTACGTTTATTGGAAGTTAGGAAAAGAGCCCGTTAGATGGCAGTGAGATGATTCTCCAAGTGTTTCGCAATGACCTCTGCGTGAACACGACTGTTTTCAATGAACCATTTATTGGTTTCCATTCCGCCACAAATCACGCCCGCAAGATGGATTCCGCTCACATTGGTCTCCATGGTATCAGAGTCATAGATGGGTTTTCGCAGTCCATCCTCACTTTGCTGTATTCCCAACTTGCTCAAGAATGAGTAGTCGGGTTCATAGCCCGTTAAGGCCAATACAAAGTCGTTTTCAATCTCTTTCTCTCCCTCGGGTGTTTGAATCCGAATGGAATGATCTCGGATTTCAAGTACTTCAGAATGAAAGTAGGCCTTGATGCTCCCTTCTTCAATGCGGTTTTCAATATCTGGTTTAACCCAGTATTTAACCCGGTCACCAATTTCACCCTTGCGGACAATCATGGTGACTTCCGCCCCCTTGCGCCAACATTCGAGTGCTGCGTCCACGGCGGAATTCATAGCTCCAATCACGGCCAACTTTTGCCCGTAATATGGGTGAGCCTCTCGGTAGTAGTGCTGCACTTTAGGCAGCTCCTCACCAGGAATATTCAAGCGATGTGCAATGTCGTAGAATCCGGTGGCAATGATGATTTTCTTCGCGGTGTAGGATGATTTTGAAGTTTGGACGGAGAACGCTCCATCTTCTCCTGTAATCTCTTCAACCGACTCATAAAGTGCCAGATTTAACTTCCAAGATTGAGCCACCCTCCGGTAATATTCAAGGGCTTCACTTCGGGTCGGTTTGTGGTTGTGGCTTATAAAGGGAACATCTCCTATTTCAAGCTTGTCGCTTGTGGAGAAAAAGGTCATTCCCAATGGATAATTATAAAGCGATTGAACGAGAGGACCTTTGTCTATAATAACGTAGTTCCATCCTCGCTTTTGAGCTTCTATTCCACATGCTAGCCCAATGGGTCCTGCCCCAACAATAACTATATCGTACACTACTTGCCTTTCTATCATTTTTCTAGACGAATATTCTGTAACCTCTTTCTCGAAAATGAGAACAGCTCCGTTAACATTCGTTCTACCTACTTGCAACAGGTTACTAGTGGCTATGTTCACTCGTCTTCACCTACGGCATTCAAGTGGGCTTGCACCAATCTCAGTTCTACGTAACTATAAGCATCTCCTGTGTCGGCCTTCCAGTCAGAGAGCGAATCCTGCCCTTTGTAGGTCTTGGCAATTTCCTCCACCTTATCGGCGTCCATCAACTTCTTTAGATCTACTCTACCTATAGAAACTCCTCTTGATAAGTGTCCTACGATGGTGGCTTCTGTGAGATCGCGTTCCTTGGCTATTTCAGCAATATCCTTTCCATCATCAAAGAGCTTAAAGGTCACTTCATAGGTAGATTCCTTCTTCGTCTTCACCTCACCTGTGCGTTTTTTGCCCTTACGAGAACGCTTGCCACTCATGAGCGATAAATCGTTCTTGGCGCGTTCCACTTCGGCTTCAATATGCTCTTTTCTCCACTTGACAATTCTCTCTTGAATGCGTGGATCTTTCTCTGGCAATCCTCCACCCAATAAACTCTGAGTCCATCCAACCACTGTTGCAACACGCTGCCATACCCCAATGATCTGAAGATCGACTTCTTCTAAATCGTTGGTCATTTTCTTCACCCCTTTGAAGCGTTGAATGTCGGCTTGAAAACCATAAATGAGAAGGAGGCGCTCTTTGAGTTGAGCTTCGAAATACTCTGCACCTTTCGTTAATCGAGCGAACATTTGCTGATGATCTCCCCCTTGAAGCAGTCGAAACAACTGCGCTTTGAAAGTCTGACTCACACCATATAACTCCTCGAACGATTCTTTCCAGGTTCTGGGCCACTTGTCAATTCGCTCCAAATTAAAATTCAGAACACTCGGCCACTTGGACATTACTTTATCCATCTTGAGTCGGACAGGGTCTAAATTGAAAGCCTCCATCACCAACTCTGTAATGTATTGTGTTTTTCCAGTGTTTAACGCACTTTCAAGATCTTGATTCGACTTCTTCTGTTCTGTAAAACGAACTACCTCGGCGTCGTTATCAACGGCACTTGCTGGAATGGGTGTTCGCAGGGTTAGTCCATCTAGACTTCGCAATCGGCTCAGTGCCACATAGACTTGCCCTGGCGCAAAGGCCTTACCGACATCAATAAGTGCTTTGTCGAATGTGAGTCCCTGGCTCTTGTGAATGGTCACGGCCCATGCGAGTTTGATGGGATATTGATAGAAGGCTCCAACCACCTTCAGTTCAGGATTGATCTCATCGTCTTCCACGGCATATTTGGTGTTCTCCCATTTCTCTTGTGGAACAATGTATTCATCCGTTTCACCATCGAGAATAACGGTAATGGTATCCTCATCCAAATCAACCACTTTGGCCAATTTGCCATTGTAATAGCGCTTGACAATAGACGAATCATTCTTGATGAACATCACCTGAGCGCCCACCTTCAATTCCAACTTCAATTCACAGGGATACATGCTCTCTGGGAAATCACCTTCCACGGTAGCACTGTAATAATACGTATCTGCCTCTAGAGCTTCCAGAGACCTCGTGTTGATCTCATCCACTTGTCGGTTGTGAGTAGCAAGGGTTATCACTCCTTCTTCACGCTCTGCTCCCGGCTTAAAATGAGCATTCAAGAGTTTTCTATCTTCCTCTGTAATCACATTCTGCCGAAGGTTGTTCAGCACATTGATAAAGACATCATCGGTTTGACGAAACACTTTTTCCAACTCCACATAGACAAATCCTTCATGCCGCAATGCGTGGGCATGAAAGAAGTGAATGCTGGGATAGAATTGCGACATCACGCCGCGTTCAGCATCTTTCAAAATGGGAGGAAGTTGAAACAAGTCACCGATAAATAATACCTGCACACCCCCAAAACTCTTCTTCCAATTGTTCTTAGCCTGACGGAGGCGAACATCAATGGCATCCAAGACATCCGCCCTTAGCATGCTTACTTCATCAATCACCAAAAGCTCTAAGGCTTGTAGAACTTTTTGACGTACAGCATTGAGTGGATGCGATCGGAAAAGTATCTCTCGGGTATGAAACCCGCGTTCCTGCTCCGCTGTTAAACGGTAGGTTGGATCAGGAATAAAACTTCCAAAAGGCAAGAGAAACTGTGAGTGAATCGTCACCCCATTGGCGTTTAGAGCGGCAATTCCCGTAGGAGCACAGATCAAATAGTTCTTGTGTGTTCGATTGGCTAAATCTCGCAAGAAAGTCGTCTTACCCGTTCCCGCTTTTCCCGTAAGAAAAATGTGACGCGACGTGCTGTTCACAAAATCTGCAGCGGTTTGAATGGGATCTTGAAGAGACATTGTACACCTATTTTTTAGGAATGGCCTTCAAATATAGGTCGACAAAAACGGAGTGACCCGAATCTCACCGAACAAAAAAAGCCACATCTCCAAAGCCACCACTTCCTACTGCTCCCATCGCTATCCACTCTTACTTAAAGGGATCACTGTATTTGGAATCAGCTAACACCGTTGGATCACTTAGTGTGAGAAGGAAAGCGATCAAATCTGCCTTCTGAGCCATGGTTAGATTGAGAACCAATGGCTGACCATTTACGCGAAGTCGAGGATCGAGTGCAGGTCCGTTTTGAATGCCGTTGTCGTAATGCTCCACCACTTCAGCAAGGGTCGAAAATCGTCCATCGTGCATGAAGTGTTGCCCCTCATCTATGGTTTTCAAACTCGGTGACTTAAACACCGTCGTTTCTCCGGCATCCAATCCATTCGACAATGAAACACCAACTAAAGTAAAGGCCGGTGGAACATGACAACCTGCACATCCAGCTCCCCCTGTATTCGGTGGACCTAGAAAGATGGCTTTCCCTCTATTCTCTTGTGCGGTAAAGTTTGGAAAAGATGCACCGATACCTTGTCCGGGTGCAGTTGGATCATAAACTTGCGCATATCCCTCATCAAACCTGGAATGGACGCTGATTATTGAACGCATGAACTGCGCAAGAGCCTTCTGAATTCTATCTTCAGAAATGGACGAATCACCAAAGGCCAAATCAAATAGCGGTGGATAGTAGGATAGAGAATCTAGTCGCTCAACCACACGTAACATTCCTCCATGAAGTGAGTCAAATCCCATTTCCAAACCATTCTGGATAGGCTGTGTGCTTTGCTCTTCTAGGGAAGCCGAACGCTTGTCCCAGAAGAAAGAACCCGCTTCGTAAAACCTCGCATTTGCCAACCTCATAGAGTGCACTGTGGTTTGCCCCCCTTCAAACCCAGAACTAAATTGATTCTTATCTGAAAAAGACTCATGCTGCGCATGACAGGAGGCACAGGATACCGACCGATTTCTGCTCAGCGATACATCATAGAAGAGCACCCTTCCCAAAGTCGCCCCTTCATTTGAGATCATATTATCCGCAGGCGTATTGTCAAAGCGGGCGAAGAAAGCGTTGTTGTAAAAACTCGGAAAAGACGGATTCACATAATCTGGCAAATGATCGGGATCGATATTAAGAGTAGCGGTAATCGTCTCCCATTTAACAGGATCAGCATTGCCAGGTTGAAGAGGTTCATCCGTCTGGCACGACTGTAAACCCACGGCAAGCACGGCCATTTTGAGAAAGTATTTCATAGGGTATTCGTTTGTCTTTCAGATGCGCGGAGATTCCAGTGGTTTAAAATCCATTCGAATTCTTTTCAATCAACGCAACCATAATCTCCACTTCCACGTAATGGGAGGCATACTAACTCTATCATTTATGAAAAGAAGGATAACTCTATTTAGCATCGCAGCTCTATGCGTTGGATTCTCGCTGAATACATCGGCTCAGATTCTGAGAGGCTCAACCACTGTAAGTGGAACGAACAACATGGATATTACGGTGACCGTCAACACCAATACCAACATGGTGGAAATTGAAATGACGGGAATGAACGGTACCTGGTTCGGGTATGGATTTGGTGGAAGCTCTATGAGCGGTAGATACACAATGATCACCGACGGAGCTGGTAACTTTCAAGAGCGTCAACTAGGCACTCACACAGCTGGTTCAGCACTGTCGAGCAGTGCGACTGTTACGTCAAACACCACCAGCGGTTCGGTACGCACGGTAGTGGTAAGCAGAAGTCGTGTAGGACAAAGCGCTAGCTACTACACTTTCCCGAACACAGCAACCAACATTAGTTTGATATGGGCAAAGGGAAGCGGATCTTCTCTATCGCAACACTCTTCCAGCAACCGCGGATCGAGCATCCTTACCCTTCAAAACATCTGTAACTTCCCTGCCACGGTATTGCCAAACATTACGGTTTGTTCAGGAGATAGCGCCATGATCTTTGGCAATTGGGAATCACAAGCGGGAACGTATAGCACTACTCTTACCTCTTCTGTAGGTTGTGATAGTGTGGTAGAGCAAACACTTGTAGTTGCTTCAAGTCTTTCTGGAAACTTGCCACTCATCACCCTATGTCCTGGTGATTCTGCCATGGTATTTGGTCATTACGTAAATACTGACGGAAGCTACTATGACACGCTTCAGAGCAGTGGTGGATGCGACAGTATTGTTCGTCAAATTGTGAATACAGAGAATCTTGTTCCAGTGGTCGTTCAAAACGGTACTACGCTTAACGCTTCAGGCACCAATGCTACCTCTTATGATTGGATCGATTGTAACACCATGCAATCTACGGGAGTTAACTCTCCAATCTTCAATGCTACCGCGAATGGAATGTATGCGGTAATTGTGACCGGTAATGTGTGTACCGATACCTCGGCATGTTTCACCATCACGGGAATCGGAATTGACGAGAATTCGGTTTCAACAACATTGTCACAACCGAATCCATTCAACGATCACTTGCAAATCACAGGCGGTTCAGAAGGCGCCGAAATACGAATCTTCAATACAACTGGGGTGGAAATCTACAGTGCTACGAGAGAGAGTGTGAGTCAGGATATCCCGACCACCAACTGGCCTGCTGGATTATACATCATCCAAATCTCTACTCCGAGAGAAACACTTGTTCAAAAGGTAATCAAGCAATAAACATTGCCCTATCTTTTAACCAACTCACACAACAATCGGAAGTTTCCCTTGTTGTAGAATTAGTAAGTTGTATTAGGAAAGAGGTCCGTGGTCGCAATGACCACGGGCTTTTTTTATTCCTCTGTTTTTTCAAGTGCCGAAACAACCTCTGTGTGATTGAGTAGCACGGCATAATCTAGAGGCTTCCGATCATTTAGATCCGTGGCATTGACATCCGCTCCTGCTTCCAACAATAGATTCACAATGTTAATGTGATTGAACTGAGCAGCATAATGAAGTGGACTCATACCATTGGGATCTTTGTAGTTTGGATTTGCTCCGGCTTCTAGCAATACGGCACATGTTTCCGTGAAGCCTTTGTAGCAAACCGCTTGTAATGCAGTGGGTTCGCCTTCACTTCCAGACACGTCAATTCCCTGTTCAACGAGGTATTGAATGAATTCGGTTTGGTCGTGATACGCCGCTAAAATGAGTGGGGAATAGCCTTGACCATTCTCACTCGCTAAGGTGTCCACATTGATTTGTGCCATGGCTTTTGCCGCTTCTACGTTTCCCGTTCTGGCAGCGTCGAAAATATCATTCTGCGCAAAGCCAGAAACGGCACAGAATGATAGTAAGGTTGTGTACAGTAATTTCATAAGAATGTAATTTACAAACCATACGGCGATATTGGTGAAAGGTTGTGTGCAGAAAAAATTCAGTCCATAAAAAAAGGCGAACCGAAGTCCGCCTTTTCTACTATTACTTGTAAGCTTACATGTTTCTGCGGTACTGTCCCCCTACTTCAAACATGGCCTCTGTAATTTGGCCAAGAGAACAGAACTTACAAGCTTCCATCAACACCTCAAAGATATTCTCATTGTGGATGGCTGCTTTCTGAACACGACTAAGCACTTCCTTCGCACGCTCTTCGTTTGCGGTTTGCAAATTTGAAAGCATGGAAATCTGGTACTCTTTTTCTTCCGTGGTAGCACGAATCACCTCTTTCGGCAAGACCGTAGGTGAACCTTTGGAACTCAAGAAAGTATTCACCCCAATAATTGGATACTCTCCAGTGTGCTTCAGGGTTTCGTAGTACAAAGACTCTTCTTGAATTTTTCCGCGTTGGTACATGGTTTCCATCGCTCCCAATACGCCACCGCGCTCGGTAATGCGATCGAACTCTGTCAACACCGCTTCCTCAACCAAATCCGTCAACTCTTCAATAATGAAAGCTCCTTGAATTGGGTTTTCGTTTTTCGCCAAGCCCAACTCTCGGTTGATGATCAACTGAATGGCCATTGCTCTACGAACACTTTCCTCTGTTGGAGTAGTGATCGCTTCATCATAGGCGTTGGTATGAAGCGAGTTACAGTTGTCGTAAATCGCGTACAATGCCTGAAGGGTGGTTCGAATATCGTTGAAGTCGATTTCCTGCGCGTGAAGAGAACGTCCAGAGGTTTGGATGTGATACTTCAACATTTGAGCACGAGGATCTGCACCGTATTTCTGCTTGAGTGCCTTTGCCCAAATTCGACGTGCAACACGACCAATTACGGCGTATTCGGGATCTACACCATTCGAGAAGAAGAAACTCAAGTTCGGACCAAACTTGTTGATGTCCATTCCGCGACTCAAGTAGTACTCAACGTATGTGAAGCCATTGGCCAAAGTAAACGCCAACTGCGTGATAGGGTTTGCACCTGCTTCTGCAATGTGGTAGCCCGAAATTGAAACCGAATAGAAGTTTCTTACACTGTTATCGATAAAATAGCTCTGAACATCCCCCATCAAACGAAGGGCATATTCTGTAGAGAAAATACACGTATTCTGAGCTTGGTCTTCTTTTAAGATATCAGCCTGAACGGTACCGCGAACCACAGAGATGGTAGCCGCTTTGATCTTGTTGTAAACATCGGCAGGAAGAACCTCATCTCCTGTTACGCCAAGAAGCATCAAACCAAGACCATTGTTCCCTTCTGGAAGGTCACCTTGATAAGTGGGACGTGTGTATCCTTTGTCGTCGTACTTCGATTTGAGCACCTTCTCCACATCCGCTTCCAAGCCGTTCTCCACAATATACTTCTCACATTGCTGATCAATAGCAGCGTTGAGGAAGAATCCGAGAAGCATTGGAGCGGGACCGTTGATGGTCATGGAAACCGATGTTTTAGGATCGGCTAGATCGAAACCAGAGTACAGTTTCTTCGCATCGTCCAAACAGCAGATACTCACACCAGAGTTACCAATCTTACCATAAATGTCTGGTCGACGAGCGGGATCGTTTCCGTAGAGTGTAACCGAGTCGAACGCCGTAGAAAGACGCTTGGCTGGCATGCCCAAACTCACATAGTGGAAGCGCTTATTCGTACGTTCTGGCCCACCTTCTCCGGCAAACATTCGCGTTGGATCTTCACCTTCGCGCTTGAAAGGATAGATGCCCGCGGTGTACGGGAATTCACCTGGAACGTTTTCTTGAAGAATCCATTTAAGAATGTCACCCCAGCCTTTGTACTTAGGTGTAACCACCTTTGGAATTTGGCTGTGAGAAAGTGATTCTGTGTGCGTTTGAATCTTGATTTCTTTATCGCGCACCTTGAAGCTGTACACCGGATCTTTGTACATCTGGCGCTTAGCCTCCCAACCTTGAAGAATCTCCCAATTGTGTGGATCAAGGTCGAGTTTGGTCTTTTCAAATTGCTCTTGAAGACCTTTGAGCAATCTGTCTTTATCTTCTAATTCTGTGGCAGAAATGGTTTCGATTGAACTCTGTAAGCCATAGAGTTTCTGAGCCACTTCCACTTGATTGTCTACCCACTGATCGTAACCGCGGTTGTTCTCAGAAATCTCACTGAGGTAACGGGTACGATGAGGAGGAATAACGAACACTTTTTCGCTCATTTCCTCGGTGATGTGGAATTCTGAAGCCAGTGCTTGCGCACCTGTTCTTTCCACGATCGTGTCCATAATCGTGCGGTACAACTGATTGGTACCCGGATCGTTGAACTGCGAAGCGATGGTGCCGAAAACAGGCATATCGTCCACTTTCGCTTCCCACATATTGTGGTTGCGTTGGTATTGCTTCTTCACATCGCGAAGTGCATCCAGAGCTCCGCGCTTATCGAACTTGTTGAGGGCGATAAGATCAGCAAAGTCGAGCATGTCAATTTTCTCCAACTGTGTCGCAGCACCGTATTCTGGCGTCATCACATAGAGAGAAACATTGCTGTGGTCGAGAATTTCGGTGTCACTTTGACCAATACCTGAAGTTTCAAGAATGATCAAATCAAAGTTCGCCGCTTTC contains these protein-coding regions:
- a CDS encoding YpdA family putative bacillithiol disulfide reductase, whose product is MIERQVVYDIVIVGAGPIGLACGIEAQKRGWNYVIIDKGPLVQSLYNYPLGMTFFSTSDKLEIGDVPFISHNHKPTRSEALEYYRRVAQSWKLNLALYESVEEITGEDGAFSVQTSKSSYTAKKIIIATGFYDIAHRLNIPGEELPKVQHYYREAHPYYGQKLAVIGAMNSAVDAALECWRKGAEVTMIVRKGEIGDRVKYWVKPDIENRIEEGSIKAYFHSEVLEIRDHSIRIQTPEGEKEIENDFVLALTGYEPDYSFLSKLGIQQSEDGLRKPIYDSDTMETNVSGIHLAGVICGGMETNKWFIENSRVHAEVIAKHLENHLTAI
- a CDS encoding helix-turn-helix domain-containing protein, with product MSLQDPIQTAADFVNSTSRHIFLTGKAGTGKTTFLRDLANRTHKNYLICAPTGIAALNANGVTIHSQFLLPFGSFIPDPTYRLTAEQERGFHTREILFRSHPLNAVRQKVLQALELLVIDEVSMLRADVLDAIDVRLRQAKNNWKKSFGGVQVLFIGDLFQLPPILKDAERGVMSQFYPSIHFFHAHALRHEGFVYVELEKVFRQTDDVFINVLNNLRQNVITEEDRKLLNAHFKPGAEREEGVITLATHNRQVDEINTRSLEALEADTYYYSATVEGDFPESMYPCELKLELKVGAQVMFIKNDSSIVKRYYNGKLAKVVDLDEDTITVILDGETDEYIVPQEKWENTKYAVEDDEINPELKVVGAFYQYPIKLAWAVTIHKSQGLTFDKALIDVGKAFAPGQVYVALSRLRSLDGLTLRTPIPASAVDNDAEVVRFTEQKKSNQDLESALNTGKTQYITELVMEAFNLDPVRLKMDKVMSKWPSVLNFNLERIDKWPRTWKESFEELYGVSQTFKAQLFRLLQGGDHQQMFARLTKGAEYFEAQLKERLLLIYGFQADIQRFKGVKKMTNDLEEVDLQIIGVWQRVATVVGWTQSLLGGGLPEKDPRIQERIVKWRKEHIEAEVERAKNDLSLMSGKRSRKGKKRTGEVKTKKESTYEVTFKLFDDGKDIAEIAKERDLTEATIVGHLSRGVSIGRVDLKKLMDADKVEEIAKTYKGQDSLSDWKADTGDAYSYVELRLVQAHLNAVGEDE
- a CDS encoding cytochrome-c peroxidase produces the protein MKYFLKMAVLAVGLQSCQTDEPLQPGNADPVKWETITATLNIDPDHLPDYVNPSFPSFYNNAFFARFDNTPADNMISNEGATLGRVLFYDVSLSRNRSVSCASCHAQHESFSDKNQFSSGFEGGQTTVHSMRLANARFYEAGSFFWDKRSASLEEQSTQPIQNGLEMGFDSLHGGMLRVVERLDSLSYYPPLFDLAFGDSSISEDRIQKALAQFMRSIISVHSRFDEGYAQVYDPTAPGQGIGASFPNFTAQENRGKAIFLGPPNTGGAGCAGCHVPPAFTLVGVSLSNGLDAGETTVFKSPSLKTIDEGQHFMHDGRFSTLAEVVEHYDNGIQNGPALDPRLRVNGQPLVLNLTMAQKADLIAFLLTLSDPTVLADSKYSDPFK
- a CDS encoding T9SS type A sorting domain-containing protein translates to MKRRITLFSIAALCVGFSLNTSAQILRGSTTVSGTNNMDITVTVNTNTNMVEIEMTGMNGTWFGYGFGGSSMSGRYTMITDGAGNFQERQLGTHTAGSALSSSATVTSNTTSGSVRTVVVSRSRVGQSASYYTFPNTATNISLIWAKGSGSSLSQHSSSNRGSSILTLQNICNFPATVLPNITVCSGDSAMIFGNWESQAGTYSTTLTSSVGCDSVVEQTLVVASSLSGNLPLITLCPGDSAMVFGHYVNTDGSYYDTLQSSGGCDSIVRQIVNTENLVPVVVQNGTTLNASGTNATSYDWIDCNTMQSTGVNSPIFNATANGMYAVIVTGNVCTDTSACFTITGIGIDENSVSTTLSQPNPFNDHLQITGGSEGAEIRIFNTTGVEIYSATRESVSQDIPTTNWPAGLYIIQISTPRETLVQKVIKQ
- a CDS encoding ankyrin repeat domain-containing protein; the protein is MKLLYTTLLSFCAVSGFAQNDIFDAARTGNVEAAKAMAQINVDTLASENGQGYSPLILAAYHDQTEFIQYLVEQGIDVSGSEGEPTALQAVCYKGFTETCAVLLEAGANPNYKDPNGMSPLHYAAQFNHINIVNLLLEAGADVNATDLNDRKPLDYAVLLNHTEVVSALEKTEE
- a CDS encoding methylmalonyl-CoA mutase family protein, which produces MESQKSYKPTHKVRIVTAASLFDGHDAAINIMRRIMQSSGCEVIHLGHDRSVEEVVNTAIQEDANAIAMTSYQGGHTEYFKYMYDLLKEKGAEHIRIVGGGGGTILPEEIDELHAYGITRIYHPDDGRAMGLQGMINDLIERSDYAIGDVLTDEIERIKDKEPLALARLISAAENYPEQSAAVFEEVHEMAAQHDIPVLGITGTGGAGKSSLVDELVRRFLIDHEDKHIAVISVDPSKRKTGGALLGDRIRMNAINHPRVYMRSLATRQSNLALSKHVAEAVQVMKAANFDLIILETSGIGQSDTEILDHSNVSLYVMTPEYGAATQLEKIDMLDFADLIALNKFDKRGALDALRDVKKQYQRNHNMWEAKVDDMPVFGTIASQFNDPGTNQLYRTIMDTIVERTGAQALASEFHITEEMSEKVFVIPPHRTRYLSEISENNRGYDQWVDNQVEVAQKLYGLQSSIETISATELEDKDRLLKGLQEQFEKTKLDLDPHNWEILQGWEAKRQMYKDPVYSFKVRDKEIKIQTHTESLSHSQIPKVVTPKYKGWGDILKWILQENVPGEFPYTAGIYPFKREGEDPTRMFAGEGGPERTNKRFHYVSLGMPAKRLSTAFDSVTLYGNDPARRPDIYGKIGNSGVSICCLDDAKKLYSGFDLADPKTSVSMTINGPAPMLLGFFLNAAIDQQCEKYIVENGLEADVEKVLKSKYDDKGYTRPTYQGDLPEGNNGLGLMLLGVTGDEVLPADVYNKIKAATISVVRGTVQADILKEDQAQNTCIFSTEYALRLMGDVQSYFIDNSVRNFYSVSISGYHIAEAGANPITQLAFTLANGFTYVEYYLSRGMDINKFGPNLSFFFSNGVDPEYAVIGRVARRIWAKALKQKYGADPRAQMLKYHIQTSGRSLHAQEIDFNDIRTTLQALYAIYDNCNSLHTNAYDEAITTPTEESVRRAMAIQLIINRELGLAKNENPIQGAFIIEELTDLVEEAVLTEFDRITERGGVLGAMETMYQRGKIQEESLYYETLKHTGEYPIIGVNTFLSSKGSPTVLPKEVIRATTEEKEYQISMLSNLQTANEERAKEVLSRVQKAAIHNENIFEVLMEACKFCSLGQITEAMFEVGGQYRRNM